The Camelina sativa cultivar DH55 chromosome 14, Cs, whole genome shotgun sequence genome includes a window with the following:
- the LOC104743938 gene encoding signal recognition particle 54 kDa protein 2-like — translation MVLVGPSPTDQISHSMQRMHNATVLDEVTLKICLIKISRALLDADVPRVLVDNMERNIQKFINDDLPHGCSKAGKTIQRAAFSEICKMLDPGKSGLVLHTSVVMFIGLHGSEKEAVCVNYVRYHRQKSFNPALVSADTFTPGALDRLKNLDAQHGHSRFTEATWS, via the exons ATGGTGTTAGTTGGTCCCAGTCCCACAGATCAGATAAGCCACTCGATGCAGCGGATGCACAACGCCACTGTCTTAGATGAGGTCACTCTGAAAATATGCTTGATCAAGATCTCACGTGCTCTGCTTGATGCCGACGTTCCTAGAGTGCTCGTGGATAATATGGAGAGAAATATCCAGAAATTTATCAACGACGACCTTCCTCATGGATGCAGCAAAGCCGGAAAAACCATTCAGCGA GCTGCCTTCAGTGAGATATGCAAGATGTTAGATCCTGGAAAATCTGGACTTGTCCTGCACACGAGTGTAGTTATGTTTATCGGATTACATGGTTCTGAAAAAGAAGCCGTGTGTGTCAATTATGTTCGTTACCACCGACAAAAGAGCTTCAACCCAGCTTTAGTTTCTGCTGACACTTTCACCCCCGGTGCATTGGATCGACTCAAGAACTTGGATGCCCAACATGGACACTCCCGGTTTACGGAAG CTACATGGAGTTAG
- the LOC104742313 gene encoding YTH domain-containing family protein 3, giving the protein MYTSEGAPDFVVDQGMYYPVDASYGYYCTGYESPGDWENHQMFFGVDGSEVQYTGGQNENSPYICYTPSYGYAQSPYNPFNPYIPGASIGVDSPFVGPQQFYSFPPYQSVATSPTFVPYAIQPDTISNNVTNSLVETGSGNRGRSDGRGSRHRNDTSSGGVQRNAPKLSAVNSLGKIPDKPRPNSGQSRQGEMEKSDSTPSSGQALQGRATSVSVQPVDVVSSSSRVSSFGQLDTAPPGLDGFPKIATNNTNLRPKMYGGYANIIPDRVSEQNRGPRSRGLGNQLIVKAYTTKAGNADAEGNIVINPSQYNKEDLRIHYSNAKFFVIKSYSEDDVHKSIKYNVWSSTLHGNKKLQSAYEDAQKIASEKSCECPIFLFFSVNASGLFCGMAEMTGPVSFDKDMDFWQQDKWSGSFPVKWHIIKDVPNSYFRHIILQNNENKPVTNSRDTQEIMLKQGLEVLKIFKDHMERTSLLDDFVYYESRQRVMLDERTRLPYRTFISPSPLPRPDLSDRNKKTSLGAFKKPSVISEESEEVRAKSDGSEETTVKEGNEEDTSPTQKKMSSLTIDPSGTESNPTTVSHLNQKGQAKSKPTSSGSQKKIDPSEVVDASLSDDSVKQRSVPIKVADESPAILTVGTIPLDTKSLQK; this is encoded by the exons ATGTATACCTCCGAAGGAGCCCCTGATTTTGTTGTTGACCAGGGCATGTATTACCCCGTTGATGCCAGTTATGGCTATTACTGTACAG GTTATGAGTCACCCGGTGATTGGGAGAACCATCAGATGTTTTTTGGTGTAGATGGTTCAGAAGTCCAATACACG GGTGGGCAGAATGAAAATTCTCCCTATATATGCTATACGCCTAGTTATGGATATGCACAGTCTCCTTACAATCCATTCAATCCTTATATTCCGGGTGCTTCAATAGGCGTTGATTCTCCGTTTGTTGGCCCTCAACAATTTTACTCTTTCCCTCCTTACCAGAGTGTTGCAACGTCACCTACTTTTGTTCCGTATGCTATTCAACCTGATACCATCTCGAATAACGTAACAAACTCTTTGGTAGAGACTGGTTCAGGTAATAGGGGTCGATCCGATGGGAGAGGATCCAGGCATAGAAATGACACTTCTTCTGGTGGGGTTCAGAGGAATGCTCCAAAACTCTCTGCAGTAAATTCTTTGGGAAAGATCCCAGACAAGCCAAGACCTAACTCTGGACAAAGTCGGCAGGGAGAAATGGAAAAGAGTGATTCTACTCCATCATCGGGACAAGCTCTCCAG GGTAGAGCTACTTCCGTTAGTGTTCAACCTGTTGACGTTGTTTCCAGTAGTAGCAGAGTATCGTCTTTTGGACAATTAGACACTGCTCCACCTGGACTTGATGGTTTTCCAAAAATTGCAACAAATAATACCAATCTTCGGCCCAAGATGTATGGTGGCTATGCAAATATAATTCCTGATAGAGTTAGTGAACAAAATCGAGGTCCAAGATCGAGAGGATTGGGGAATCAACTAATTGTCAAAGCTTATACAACAAAAGCTGGAAATGCTGATGCCGAAGGGAATATTGTGATCAATCCTTCTCAGTATAATAAAGAAGATCTCCGAATCCATTACAGCAATGCTAAGTTTTTTGTGATTAAATCGTATAGTGAAGATGATGTTCACAAGAGCATCAAATATAATGTCTGGTCATCAACTTTGCATGGGAACAAGAAATTGCAGAGTGCATATGAAGATGCTCAGAAAATAGCCTCCGAGAAGTCTTGTGAATGCCCGATattcttgttcttttct GTCAATGCTAGTGGTTTGTTCTGTGGCATGGCTGAGATGACTGGTCCAGTTTCTTTCGATAAAGACATGGATTTTTGGCAACAAGACAAATGGAGTGGAAGCTTTCCGGTCAAATGGCACATCATAAAAGATGTTCCCAATAGCTATTTCAGGCACATCATACTACAGAACAATGAGAATAAGCCAGTCACCAACAGTCGAGACACACAAGAG ATAATGCTGAAACAAGGTCTGGAAGtgctaaaaatatttaaagatcataTGGAAAGGACTTCATTACTGGATGATTTTGTGTATTACGAAAGCCGGCAGAGAGTCATGCTGGATGAGAGAACCAGGCTACCGTACAGGACCTTTATTAGCCCTTCACCATTACCCAGACCAGATCTCTCTGacagaaacaagaaaacctCCTTGGGAGCCTTCAAAAAACCTTCAGTTATCTCTGAGGAAAGCGAGGAGGTTCGTGCAAAGTCAGATGGGAGTGAGGAGACCACTGTAAAGGAAGGTAATGAAGAAGATACTTCTCCCActcagaagaagatgagctcTCTCACGATTGACCCGAGTGGTACAGAATCTAACCCGACCACTGTTTCTCACCTGAACCAGAAGGGTCAAGCCAAGTCTAAACCGACCTCCTCTGGCTCTCAGAAGAAGATAGACCCCTCTGAAGTGGTTGATGCTTCTCTTTCTGATGACAGTGTCAAACAAAGATCAGTACCCATAAAAGTTGCTGATGAGTCTCCTGCAATCTTAACAGTCGGTACTATTCCTCTGGACACCAAGTCACTTCAGAAGTAA